Below is a window of Campylobacter canadensis DNA.
TGGTAAGTGCTGAGGTGGTTATGGCGCATCGTATTATTTGGTCTGTTGTTTTGCTTGGAATTTTTTTATTTACAATTAAAAAATTAAGCCTAGCTTTAAAAGAACTAAAATCATTTAAAATGATGTTTATTTTATTTATATGCGGAGCTTTAATTAGTGCTGATTGGGGACTTTATATTTATATGATAGAATCTAATTTAATCTTAGAAACATCGCTAGGATATTTTATAGCACCTTTAATTGGTATTGTATTTTCAAGAATTTTTTTAAAAGAAAAGATGAGTTTTTTAGCTTGTATTAGTGTTTTATTAGTAGCAATAGCTTGTTTTATTGAAATTCTTTATTTTAAAAAGCTTCCTATTTTATCGGTAACTTTAGCCTTGTTAGTTAATTTTTATACTTTAATTAGAAAAAAAGTTTTTGTTAGTGCTATTTATGGATTTTTTTTAGAAACATTATTAATTTGTCCTTTTGCTATTGCATTTTTATTGTTTTTACCTAGTGCTAATAGACATTTTTCTTTTGATTATACTTTTATTTTACTTATTTTAAGTGGTTTGGTAACGCTGCTGCCTATGTTAGGATTTAATTATGCTACAAATAAATTAAAATTATCTTTACTTTCTTATTTGCAATATATTTGCCCGATAATTTCTTTTTTAGTTGCTATTTTTATATACAATGAAAGTTTAGAATTTCATAAAATAATTTCATTTTCAATAATATTAATAGCTGTTGTGCTAAGTATAATTGATAGTTTAAGGGGTAAAAATAATGAATAGTGAAACTACTTTTTACATATTTGCTACAATAGTTGTAGTTTTGATATTTTTTAATATTTTAAAAAAAGTTTTTGCCGAGCTTGATAGAGCAAATTCTTTTAAGACGCAAGATAATGTTGAAGACAAAAATTCTACCTTAACTAGGCTAGAAGTAATAGCAAAGCAAAATGAGCAAGCCTTAGGCTTTGTAAATGAATTAAAAGAATTATTTAATTTTTACATACAAGAATTTAATAATAAAGAAAAAGCTAATGCTTTATTTAGTGTTTTATGTACATTTGAAAACAAAGACAGTGCAGAAATAACTGAAAAACTAGGCGAACTTTTAGAAGAATTTGAAGAAGAAATAAGAAAGAATTTAAGTGAAGAAAAAGCAATTGAATTTAAAGAAAAAGCATATCAAAAATATCAGGAATATTTTCAATGAGAGAATTTTTAATTAATAAATTATTTAAGTTTTCAAATGAGCCAATTA
It encodes the following:
- the rarD gene encoding EamA family transporter RarD, whose translation is MHILLAAFVFAFWGLVPIYYKQLSLVSAEVVMAHRIIWSVVLLGIFLFTIKKLSLALKELKSFKMMFILFICGALISADWGLYIYMIESNLILETSLGYFIAPLIGIVFSRIFLKEKMSFLACISVLLVAIACFIEILYFKKLPILSVTLALLVNFYTLIRKKVFVSAIYGFFLETLLICPFAIAFLLFLPSANRHFSFDYTFILLILSGLVTLLPMLGFNYATNKLKLSLLSYLQYICPIISFLVAIFIYNESLEFHKIISFSIILIAVVLSIIDSLRGKNNE